The sequence below is a genomic window from Aspergillus nidulans FGSC A4 chromosome V.
ccagcaatgaagcgGCCGATGATCAGCATTGTCATATTCACAGCACCAGCCTGGAGAGCGCAACCGAGGACGGAGACAATGGCACCGGCAAGGACGGTCATTTTGCGGCCTGCCCAGTCGGCGCCGGCCATGTTGACCATTGTCCCCAGAATGGCGCCACCTTGAAAAGATGAGACGATCCCACCGGTAACCGTGCTGCTGGGGTTGCTAAAGTAATCGATGAAGGTGGGAAGGGAGATAGTGGAGGTAATGATACCGCTGTCGTAGCCGAAGAGGAAACCTAGTCCTGTCAAAACCTAGTCCTTAAACTTTGAAAGGGGGCTAACCTCCTACAGccaggaagatggccgaGAACACAGTCTTGAAAGACAACATAGTGTTTGCGCGCAGTGCTCGTTGCTACTTTGGCGACTAGCATGATGGCAACCGCACATCTTTATATAGACAACACCCTGCTCTTCACGCGATTAGCATATTGGGTAAAGCGCGGAGCCTGACGCCACGTTTTGCAATGCGGGGCCACACGGGGAACGATACCCCGAGCTCAATGACTACGTAGACTTCTCATACAATCATCTGCCAGGTCTAGGGTATCTCGGTAAGACGAGTCGGGAACCATGTGGAGCTGGCTTGGTCGCCTCCCGGGTTGGGGTAGTTGGCACTACTTCGGCACTTCCGAGTCCAACCATTCTGGCTGGTGACCGCGCTCGGGCAATCAGAAACCGATGGGCAGCTGAAGTGGACCCAGCTTGAATTACTTTAAGCTGGGATTGTAATCCGCTGAAGCTGGCGCAGTTGTCTTCTACCTCTCACTCGAGCCGGTGGTTTGCGCAATATGGAAGTCACTCGGTGCGGTATTCACGGTTTCCATGAAACCCTTGGGATCGACACTGATGAGATTCGTTTCTTCTGGGTCCTTGAAGGTGGCTGTTCGAGGTCAGAGCAGACTGCCTACCGTATAGCAGTGTCTTCTGAGAAGAAGGGTCTCGAGGAGCAGCCGGATGCCTGGGACTCTGGGCGTGTTGAGAGCGATGCGCAGCGCAACATTATATGCAAACCCGAGTCCGGTTTCAAGTCAACGACAACGTACTACTGGCAAGTGACAGTCTGGGACCAGGAAGGTAAAGAGTCGAAGAGCGCTGTCAATGATTTTTATACCTCGTACCCGCGCTCATCGAGGCTACTTCCTCCGTATAGCATGAACCAAACTTATGTCAGTGCTCGCATTTCCGGAGATAATATATTAAAGCTGACAGAATAGATGCCGCACACTAATCTCATCTTCCGCACCTGGTTCGAAAATGAGGCGGACCGATGGAAAGCCGTCTGGATTGGAAACGGAGGCGACAAGCCAATATACCTCCGCAAATCGATCCAACTGTCTTCTGCTAAACGCGTCGAGAAAGTAGTCATCTTCGCTTCAGGGCTGGGTCACTTCAATCTCTTCGTTAACGGAAAGCCTGCCTCGACGCACGTTCTCGACCCCGGATGGACAAACTACCACCGGACCGTGCAATTCGTCGGCTACAACGTAACGCCGCAGtggagcgagaaggagaatgtgATCGGAGCACATGTCGGTAACGGTTTCTACGCGGGCGATCAAGGGGACCGGTTCTTCTGGCCAATGTACGAGGACAACACGTACGTTCGGTACGGGAATGAGCTGTGTTTCTTCGCGGAGATCCATGTGCACTATGACGACGGTTCCCATGAAACGATCATTTCTGACCCAAGCTGGAAGGTGCGCAAGAGCGCGACGACGCTGGCCAATATATATGCCTCTGAAGATCATGACCGGCGGGGGTATCCATTTGGGTGGGATACACCAGGCTATGATGATAGCACCTGGGCCTCTGCTAAGCCGTTGACTGGGCCTAGAGGCAAACTTCGATACCAGAGTCAGCCGCCAGTTATCCTACACAATCTCTTCACCCCAGTTAAGCACAAGCAGCTCCGGCCCGGGGTGACAATGTTCGATTTGGGCCAGAATTCCAGTATCATGCCGCGTGTTGAGGTCAGTGGGCCTGCTGGCTCAGAGATCATCATCCGGTACTCAGAGACGGTCGACGATGTGGGTTCAGTGTTTATGCCCGATCCTTTGTTCAAAGAGTTCGAGTATGGCGTGTATTCCAAACTCATACTATCAGGGACTGGGGTCGAAATCTGGACACCAGACTTCTCTTTTACAAGCGCACGGTATATTCAGATTGAAGGTGCGTCGCTCGACGAGACCGACAACCTCCCAACAATCCATTCTGTCAGTGCTCGACACATCTCGTCGGCTGCAAGGCAGCTTGGATACGTCAAAACAGATAGGAAGGACGTGAATGACCTAATAAATGCCTGTTACTGGACGTTCTCCTCAAACATCTTCAGCTACCACACAGACTGCCCACAAATCGAGAAGTTCGGCTGGCTCGAGGTAACTTCACTCCTTGCACCGGCGACTCAGTACGTTCGAGATATGG
It includes:
- a CDS encoding protein rhaF (transcript_id=CADANIAT00002950), with protein sequence MEVTRCGIHGFHETLGIDTDEIRFFWVLEGGCSRSEQTAYRIAVSSEKKGLEEQPDAWDSGRVESDAQRNIICKPESGFKSTTTYYWQVTVWDQEGKESKSAVNDFYTSYPRSSRLLPPYSMNQTYMPHTNLIFRTWFENEADRWKAVWIGNGGDKPIYLRKSIQLSSAKRVEKVVIFASGLGHFNLFVNGKPASTHVLDPGWTNYHRTVQFVGYNVTPQWSEKENVIGAHVGNGFYAGDQGDRFFWPMYEDNTYVRYGNELCFFAEIHVHYDDGSHETIISDPSWKVRKSATTLANIYASEDHDRRGYPFGWDTPGYDDSTWASAKPLTGPRGKLRYQSQPPVILHNLFTPVKHKQLRPGVTMFDLGQNSSIMPRVEVSGPAGSEIIIRYSETVDDVGSVFMPDPLFKEFEYGVYSKLILSGTGVEIWTPDFSFTSARYIQIEGASLDETDNLPTIHSVSARHISSAARQLGYVKTDRKDVNDLINACYWTFSSNIFSYHTDCPQIEKFGWLEVTSLLAPATQYVRDMEAVYSKILDDIIDTQESNGLVPTMAPEIRYMCGPLHDTITWGCAIAFLPELIKRYYGSTEVFGKIYQPCIRYMEYMKTKERQGGLIEHGLGDWGRDIAFGNHQANIETAVYYRCLRNVALMAKELGQADDEAKFTAWAERIYAVYNKHLLINDKASRPYAFYTSLDNPGTYDCTMVAQAVALQFGLVPVEHRAEVIKAFLSACEASGNRIEAGEIGLKYLWNTLAEPDVDRPDIVLAMARQEEHPSYMRFLRRGETTLLEFWQDACRSKCHDMLGTIYEWFYEAVLGVKPVGDAYKTWTLRPPFVSEFGLVEGEVDCPYGLIKVRFERGESGKVRLDVRIPTSTNCRLVLPVGARVVAGLPTKVRVSSKSEIHLPQGEHQLVVSL